In Bacteroidales bacterium, the genomic stretch CGTATAAAAACAGTTTATTATCTTATTGGTTAATTCTTTGTGCAATAATTCATTCATGCTTCGCAATTATTTAATGGCACACGGATAACACAGATTAGTCGGATTTAAACGGATTTTATCAGTGCATATCAGTGTCATCAGTGTCATCAGTGTGCTATTATTGGTTACTTTGAAACAAATTATAAGGAATTCCTACAAATTCTATCTGATTATCTAATAAATATTCCTCATCCAAAAAGCATGAAGGGGCATAAACAATCTGCTTTTTACCCGGTTACAGCTGTTTTATTTTTTCGGCAAGCGTTAAATTAAGTGCAAGGCGAGTCTATATAAATGCACTTAATTTTTACGGCAAACTGAGGCAAAAGTGCTTTTAAGGCAAGGAGGTTGTCGCCTTCAATAATCATATTGCCATTGGCTTTTTCGGGTTGGTAATGAAGTTCCGACACTTCGTCCAATGTGTGAAACGAAACAGCCAAATGGTGGTTCCAGATTATGTTTTTTCCTTTAAATTGTAAAATAGGCATAAGGCGTAAGTTATTAGTTATTAGCGTTTTTTGGATAATTTATGTTTAAAGATTTAATTAAACCGCTAAGTATTTTTGATATTTCGTTGGCTTGTTCGATTAACTTGCTTGCTTTATCTTTTTCCATATAATTTAAGCGAATAGCAAGATAAAGCATAGATTTAACTTCGCTGCATGAACCAATGGCTATATAAACAAAACGGGCAAAATCAGCATCAGTCTTTCTGTCAAATCCTTCAGCTATATTGTTTGATATTGAAACAACAGCTCTGCAAATCTGGTCTTTAAATCCAAAATCTTTTAACTTTTTAAACTCAGAATAAACCTGAACAGCAAAATCCTGTGCTTTTTGCCTTCCAATAATATCTTCAAACTTTTGAATTGCCATAATATATATTATTTTTCTTATTACTAACTCCTAACTCCTAACTCCTAATACCTAATGCCTAATACCCCTTACGCCTTACGCCTTTTATACTTAATCCTTTCTTCAGCCACTTTCAACGCTTCCAGCCCGAACTCTTCGTCTTCCAGTTCATATAGTATCTTTTCACTCAAAAAGTCAATAATTAGTTTGTTTGGATCCGCCTTATAGAGTTCAGCCAGTTTTAATACCAATTCTTTGGATAATTTCCTTTCTCCGCGCTCCATTTTGCTCAATATCGCTACATCAACATCTACCTGCATGGCAGCCTTTCGCAAAGATAATCCGGCTTGTTCTCTCAATTCTCTTAGTTTTTGTCCTAATGTTGACATTTTGTGTGTTGACTATTTATGTCAAAGTTAATATATTTTTGTGCGTTAGGCTCAAAAATTTTAAATTATTTATCAACACTTTATTATCAACGGGCGGGGCGGCAAAAAAACATGTGTTTGGCCGCGAAGGGAAGGTTGCAGGGATTGGCAGCCACACTCTTGCTTATGTGCGGTGGCATTTTCCCATTTTCTTCTATGTCTTTATGCGGCAAAAATTTCATTGTCATTCCGCAGTTTCGAGGAAAGTGATTTTTCTGTCTGTCAACGCCTTAATTGAAATAGATTCCCGGTTTATTTTCCGGGAAGATAAATTTCAACACCAGGAACATAGTTTTGATTTTCAATTCATTGTAAAAGGTGGTTCAATTTGATCCGGAACCGTCACTGTCCTTTGTTTAACACTGGTTAAATCAACCGCATCGGGGCATAAGTGTTTTATGATCTCTCCAACGAATCCCGGATCCATCTGTCCCAAAACCCTGTAAACTTTTGCCCTGCCAGAATAGCCAATAAAAGGGAACAGCAAAAAACAAGATGCATTGCGCCGAAGGCTTGCTTTGCATCCATAGTTACCACGAGAATCTTTTTGGCAGATAGAATATGGCTCTTACTGCTTGCTTCAATTATTATCTGTATATTTAACCTCGCATCTCTTCATCAGAATTTTTTGATTTGAGTTTGCTTACCGGGCCTTATTCATCCATTAAAAAAAACCATTATGAGCAGGAATTTCAATCCGAACCCTTCATCAGGAGCCGTTTACGGACTTGGTCTGATTGGTGCCGCCGTTTATTTTATCTCCCATGCAACCGGTTTCTGGATGGGAGTGCTGGGCTTTCTGAAAGCCATTGTATGGCCTGCATTTCTCATCTATGAAGCCATGAAACATCTGAACATGTAAAAGTTGACCCGGTTACAGGTACACTATTGCACAGCATTTATCCCAGGTACCAACTTTGTACCCGGACGCTCTGAGTTTCTGCCTATACCGATTTCCGAAATCAACGTAA encodes the following:
- a CDS encoding four helix bundle protein, with the translated sequence MMAIQKFEDIIGRQKAQDFAVQVYSEFKKLKDFGFKDQICRAVVSISNNIAEGFDRKTDADFARFVYIAIGSCSEVKSMLYLAIRLNYMEKDKASKLIEQANEISKILSGLIKSLNINYPKNANN
- a CDS encoding helix-turn-helix domain-containing protein; protein product: MSTLGQKLRELREQAGLSLRKAAMQVDVDVAILSKMERGERKLSKELVLKLAELYKADPNKLIIDFLSEKILYELEDEEFGLEALKVAEERIKYKRRKA